Proteins found in one Geomonas subterranea genomic segment:
- a CDS encoding PAS domain-containing protein, with protein sequence MGNFALNLRSKILVVFLAISLATMAGMVLIALLFVKPRLESKLEKRGESIVHAISSQCTDLILSRNYFQLDLFLRDYTESEKDVAYIYLTTKSGEVIAHSFGREFPVALKELGRQSGKDESRIRRFDTTEGEIIQISAPVARGQLGRLHVGMSVAPIRKDINEIIMSFISFAVLFFISSLLLILFLDRWIVSPIFQIRSASLKVKAGDIDTRVAVRSRDEIGSLAEDFNSMLDAIRESRASLVQETQLLVESENRFRKIIQQSPISMSIVSADGTIVYINDYAVQTMGYEPRDIPHMSDWWVQAYPDPVYREQVIRQWTHLVQKAAEGSGYIERREYQVTCKDGTLKTFLIFGLLIDNEVFVVFEDITSLKQVEKELRTSKEHLDATMNALPDLMFRIDAEGRFHEVRYSSTDGLYLPPEQFLGKRLVEVLPQEQAQIIMAALGEAVATGRHRGATYSLPLPGGERWYELSLAAMGKPDDPQTQFIVLARDITERRLAEQDRLRLEQQLLHAQKLESLGVLAGGIAHDFNNLLTAIVGNTDLALMRLNPESPVRDNLQRIEQAASRAADLAKQMLAYSGKGRFVIETIDLNRLIREMTHMLEVSISKKAVLKCDLADALPAVEADATQLHQIIMNLIINASEAIGGGSGIISITTGSMECDRSYLSSIWMHEQLPAGLYVWLEISDTGCGMDAETVAKIFDPFFTTKFTGRGLGMAAVLGIIRGHKGAISVSSEPGRGTAFKVFLPASSKLNQHLDQQPRDTEGWRGKGTVLLVDDEQSVLDIGGEMLKELGFEVVTAVDGNEALELFKENPDRFSFIILDLTMPRLDGEQTYRELIQQKPDVKVIMSSGYNEQEINQRLGGKGLAGFVQKPYSLSMLRESIMNMK encoded by the coding sequence ATGGGAAACTTCGCACTCAACCTGAGATCGAAGATCCTGGTCGTGTTCCTGGCCATATCCCTGGCCACCATGGCCGGCATGGTTCTCATCGCCCTCCTTTTCGTCAAGCCGCGCCTGGAATCCAAGCTTGAGAAGCGCGGCGAGTCGATAGTCCACGCCATCTCATCCCAATGCACCGACCTGATCCTGTCCAGGAACTACTTTCAGCTGGACCTGTTTTTACGCGACTACACCGAATCGGAAAAGGACGTCGCCTACATCTACCTGACGACGAAGAGCGGCGAGGTCATCGCCCACTCGTTCGGCCGGGAATTCCCCGTTGCCCTGAAGGAGTTGGGGCGGCAAAGCGGCAAGGATGAAAGCCGGATCAGAAGGTTCGACACCACCGAAGGGGAAATCATCCAGATATCGGCACCGGTCGCCCGTGGACAGCTGGGCAGGCTGCATGTGGGGATGTCGGTCGCCCCCATACGTAAGGACATAAACGAGATCATCATGTCCTTCATCAGCTTCGCCGTGCTGTTTTTCATCTCCTCGTTGCTGCTGATACTGTTCCTCGACAGGTGGATCGTCAGCCCCATATTCCAGATCAGGTCCGCTTCGCTGAAGGTCAAGGCCGGGGACATCGACACCAGGGTGGCGGTGCGTTCCAGGGATGAGATCGGCAGCCTCGCCGAGGATTTCAACAGCATGCTGGACGCCATCAGGGAGTCCAGGGCCTCGCTGGTGCAGGAAACACAACTTTTGGTGGAAAGCGAAAACAGGTTCAGGAAAATCATCCAGCAAAGCCCCATTTCCATGTCCATAGTCTCCGCGGACGGCACCATAGTGTATATAAACGATTACGCGGTACAGACCATGGGGTACGAACCGCGGGACATACCCCACATGAGCGACTGGTGGGTCCAGGCGTATCCGGATCCGGTTTACCGCGAGCAGGTAATCCGGCAGTGGACGCACCTGGTTCAAAAGGCGGCCGAGGGTAGCGGGTACATCGAGCGCCGGGAATACCAGGTGACCTGCAAGGATGGCACGCTAAAGACCTTCCTGATTTTCGGGCTGCTGATCGACAACGAGGTCTTCGTGGTGTTTGAGGACATCACATCGCTCAAGCAGGTCGAAAAAGAATTGAGGACGTCAAAAGAGCACCTGGATGCCACCATGAACGCCCTGCCCGATCTCATGTTCAGAATCGATGCAGAAGGCCGCTTCCACGAAGTCCGCTACTCCAGTACCGACGGTCTCTACCTCCCCCCGGAGCAGTTCCTGGGCAAGAGGCTGGTCGAGGTGCTGCCGCAGGAACAGGCACAGATCATCATGGCCGCCCTTGGCGAGGCCGTCGCCACCGGGAGGCATCGTGGAGCGACCTATTCCCTCCCCCTGCCCGGGGGAGAGCGGTGGTACGAACTCTCGCTTGCGGCGATGGGGAAACCAGACGATCCGCAGACCCAGTTCATCGTGCTGGCCCGCGACATAACGGAGCGCAGGCTTGCCGAGCAGGACCGCCTGAGACTGGAGCAGCAACTCCTCCATGCCCAGAAACTTGAAAGCCTCGGTGTGCTTGCCGGCGGCATCGCCCACGACTTCAACAACCTGTTGACGGCCATCGTCGGCAACACCGATCTGGCGCTGATGCGTCTCAACCCGGAGTCACCGGTACGGGACAACCTGCAGCGCATCGAGCAGGCCGCTAGTCGCGCGGCCGATCTGGCCAAACAGATGCTGGCATATTCGGGCAAAGGGAGATTCGTCATAGAAACCATCGATCTGAACCGGCTGATCCGGGAAATGACCCACATGCTGGAGGTCTCCATCTCGAAGAAGGCCGTCCTGAAGTGCGACCTCGCCGACGCCCTGCCTGCGGTGGAGGCGGATGCCACCCAACTGCACCAGATCATCATGAACTTGATCATCAACGCCTCCGAAGCGATCGGCGGCGGGAGCGGAATCATATCGATAACGACCGGCAGCATGGAGTGCGACAGAAGCTACTTGAGCAGCATCTGGATGCACGAGCAGCTACCGGCAGGGCTCTACGTCTGGCTGGAGATAAGCGATACCGGTTGCGGCATGGATGCAGAAACGGTGGCCAAGATATTCGATCCCTTCTTCACCACCAAGTTCACCGGGCGGGGGCTCGGCATGGCAGCGGTGCTCGGCATCATCCGCGGCCACAAGGGAGCGATCTCGGTCAGCAGCGAACCGGGCCGAGGGACCGCCTTCAAAGTATTCCTCCCCGCGAGCAGCAAGCTGAACCAGCACCTCGACCAGCAACCACGAGACACAGAGGGGTGGCGAGGTAAAGGGACCGTGCTCCTGGTTGATGACGAACAAAGCGTTCTGGACATAGGCGGGGAAATGCTGAAGGAGTTAGGCTTCGAAGTGGTGACTGCCGTCGACGGCAATGAGGCGCTCGAGTTGTTCAAAGAGAACCCGGACCGCTTTTCCTTTATCATCCTCGATTTGACAATGCCACGCCTGGACGGCGAACAAACCTATCGGGAACTTATTCAGCAAAAACCCGACGTCAAGGTGATCATGTCCAGCGGCTATAACGAGCAAGAGATCAACCAGCGTCTGGGTGGCAAAGGGCTGGCCGGTTTCGTGCAGAAACCGTACAGTCTCTCCATGCTCAGAGAGTCGATCATGAATATGAAGTAA